From a region of the Zingiber officinale cultivar Zhangliang chromosome 4B, Zo_v1.1, whole genome shotgun sequence genome:
- the LOC121974998 gene encoding 3-hydroxy-3-methylglutaryl-coenzyme A reductase 3-like codes for MEIRRRLPPSVASASKGRKPVPEAPVQASDALPVPIRYTNLLFSALFAASLVFLMRRWREKVRISSPLHVVGLAEIVAIVGLVASLIYLLSFFGIAFVQSIVSSNDEEDDFLLTDSTEPSATSAPTPSPAPAPCSLLCSASALEKIPDLIADDEEIVSSVVAGKVPSYVLESKLGDCRRAAGIRREALRRTTGRGLEGLPLDGFDYASILGQCCELPIGYVQLPVGIAGPLLLNGRQYHVPMATTEGCLVASTNRGCKAILESGGATAIVLRDGMTRAPAVRLPLAKRAAELKAFLENPNNFEMISLVFNKSSRFAKFQGIKCALAGRNLYMRFSCSTGDAMGMNMVSKGVQNVLDYLLTDFPDMEVIGISGNYCSDKKPAAVNWIEGRGKSVVCEAIIKEEVVKKTLKINVPALVELNVIKNLAGSAVAGSLGGFNAHASNIVSAVFIATGQDPAQNIESSHCITMMEAVNDGKDLHVSVTMPSIEVGTVGGGTQLASQAACLDLLGVKGANLDTPGANARLLATIVAGAVLAGELSLLSALAAGQLVKSHMKYNRSNKDFNKVAP; via the exons ATGGAAATCCGTCGCAGGCTTCCGCCGAGCGTTGCCTCTGCATCCAAGGGGCGCAAGCCTGTCCCGGAGGCTCCCGTGCAGGCCTCCGATGCTCTCCCCGTCCCGATCCGCTATACCAACCTCCTCTTCTCCGCGCTCTTCGCCGCCTCTCTGGTCTTCCTGATGCGCCGGTGGCGCGAGAAGGTCCGTatctcttctcctctccacgtCGTTGGCCTCGCTGAGATCGTCGCCATCGTCGGCCTTGTAGCCTCCCTCATCTACCTCCTCAGCTTTTTTGGGATCGCGTTCGTCCAGTCCATCGTTTCCTCAAATGACGAGGAGGACGATTTCCTCCTCACCGATTCCACGGAGCCCTCTGCCACGTCCGCTCCCACTCCATCTCCCGCTCCTGCGCCTTGCTCGCTTCTCTGCTCCGCTTCGGCCCTCGAGAAAATTCCAGATCTCATCGCTGACGACGAGGAGATCGTCTCTTCCGTTGTCGCCGGGAAAGTTCCATCCTACGTTCTGGAGTCCAAGCTCGGCGATTGCCGAAGAGCTGCAGGGATCCGGCGAGAGGCGCTGAGGCGGACTACCGGGAGGGGCCTGGAGGGTCTTCCCCTTGACGGATTCGACTACGCGTCCATATTGGGACAATGCTGCGAACTCCCAATAGGGTACGTGCAGTTGCCGGTGGGGATCGCCGGACCACTTCTGCTCAATGGGAGGCAATACCACGTGCCTATGGCGACGACGGAGGGTTGCCTGGTTGCGAGCACCAACAGGGGTTGTAAAGCCATCTTGGAGTCTGGGGGAGCCACCGCAATTGTTCTAAGGGATGGTATGACGAGAGCTCCGGCAGTGAGGCTGCCATTGGCAAAGCGTGCTGCGGAGCTCAAGGCCTTTTTGGAGAATCCCAACAATTTTGAGATGATCTCCCTCGTGTTCAACAA ATCAAGCAGATTTGCTAAGTTTCAGGGCATCAAATGTGCACTGGCAGGGAGGAACCTTTATATGAGATTCAGTTGCAGCACAGGAGATGCCATGGGTATGAATATGGTATCCAAGGGTGTGCAAAACGTTTTGGACTATCTTCTGACAGACTTCCCAGACATGGAAGTGATTGGTATTTCTG GTAATTATTGTTCAGACAAGAAACCTGCTGCAGTGAATTGGATTGAAGGTCGGGGCAAATCTGTGGTCTGTGAAGCAATTATCAAAGAGGAGGTGGTGAAGAAGACTCTCAAGATCAATGTACCAGCTCTAGTTGAACTCAACGTGATTAAGAACCTTGCTGGGTCTGCAGTTGCTGGATCTCTTGGAGGTTTTAACGCACATGCCAGCAATATTGTTTCTGCAGTATTCATTGCTACTGGCCAAGATCCTGCTCAAAATATTGAAAGTTCTCACTGCATCACAATGATGGAAGCTGTGAATGATGGAAAGGATCTCCATGTATCTGTCACTATGCCATCCATTGAG GTAGGCACTGTGGGTGGTGGGACTCAGTTGGCTTCTCAGGCTGCCTGTTTGGACCTTCTGGGCGTAAAGGGTGCAAATCTGGACACCCCTGGGGCCAATGCCAGGCTCCTGGCCACCATTGTGGCTGGCGCTGTTCTAGCGGGAGAACTTTCTCTTCTGTCTGCCCTTGCTGCAGGCCAGCTCGTGAAAAGCCACATGAAATACAACCGATCCAACAAAGATTTCAACAAAGTTGCCCCCTAA